A single region of the Ziziphus jujuba cultivar Dongzao chromosome 10, ASM3175591v1 genome encodes:
- the LOC107411467 gene encoding transcription factor RAX2: MGRAPCCDKANVKKGPWSPEEDSKLKDYIEKFGTGGNWIALPQKAGLKRCGKSCRLRWLNYLRPNIKHGEFSDEEDRIICSMFASIGSRWSIIAAQLPGRTDNDIKNYWNTKLKKKLMGLVNLPNNSQRKPPPFPSSSHQNQPYPISQPLLSSLYNTSVSSFDPYVSFPSNYYSSNPSLFHTQENFLGGNYSSMQCYYGKDQNSNNVLMFGNEGSCTSSDNGSSNNNHIKQEDMGCSAFQSYNLGNGGFEENENFMLNYGSSSTSTTGCCGYFEETSPLDYVVEDVKQLISNCGTSNNYNNGSNSFFFFNNNNNNNNNNSNINIDENKTQEKVMYFY; this comes from the exons atggGTAGAGCTCCTTGTTGTGACAAGGCAAACGTGAAGAAAGGGCCATGGTCACCAGAGGAAGACTCAAAGCTGAAGGATtacattgagaaatttggaaCTGGCGGCAATTGGATTGCTCTTCCACAAAAAGCTG GCTTGAAGAGGTGTGGGAAAAGCTGTAGATTGAGATGGCTTAACTATCTGAGGCCAAATATTAAGCATGGAGAATTTTCAGATGAGGAAGATAGGATAATATGCAGCATGTTTGCTAGCATTGGTAGCAG ATGGTCAATTATAGCCGCTCAGTTGCCAGGAAGGACTGACAATGATATCAAGAACTACTGGAACACTAAGCTGAAGAAGAAGCTCATGGGTTTGGTTAATCTTCCTAATAATTCTCAAAGAAAACCTCCACCATTTCCTTCTTCATCACATCAGAACCAACCATATCCAATATCTCAACCACTACTCTCATCTCTATACAACACATCTGTCTCAAGCTTTGACCCGTATGTTTCATTCCCATCCAATTATTATTCATCAAACCCTTCTCTTTTCCATACCCAAGAAAACTTCCTTGGTGGTAATTATTCATCAATGCAGTGTTATTATGGGAAAGATCAGAATAGTAATAATGTTCTAATGTTTGGGAATGAAGGAAGTTGCACTTCATCTGATAATGGGAGCTCCAACAACAATCATATCAAACAAGAAGACATGGGTTGTAGTGCTTTTCAAAGCTATAATTTGGGCAATGGtggttttgaagaaaatgaGAACTTCATGCTTAATTATGGAAGTAGCAGTACTAGTACTACTGGATGTTGTGGGTATTTTGAAGAAACTAGTCCATTAGACTATGTTGTTGAGGATGTTAAACAGCTGATAAGTAATTGTGGTACCAGTAATAATTACAACAATGGGTCCaacagcttcttcttcttcaacaacaacaacaacaacaacaacaacaacagcaatatTAATATTGATGAAAACAAGACACAAGAGAAGGTCATGTACTTCTACTGA